The nucleotide sequence GCCAGAACTTCCAGCTCTTCACCACCGCGGCCAAAAACAAAGGGGTCTCCGCCTTTTAAGCGCACTACCCTTTTACCCGTTCCGGCAAACTTAACCAATAAGCGGTTGGTCTCCTCCTGCAGCACACTATGATGCCCGGCGCGCTTGCCGACACAGACTAACTCTGCATCGCGGTTTACCAGCGCCATCACTTCATCTGAGACCAGGTAGTCATACAGCACCACCTCTGCCTTTTGCATAAATTTCAGCGCACGAAGGGTCAGCAAATCAGCATCTCCCGGGCCGGCGCCAATCAGGACAACTTCGCCTTTAAATTCCTGAACCATTGATCTCTCCGCTATCTTCATGCAAGCCACACTCTCGTTTAAGACCAAAAAACCGGGTCTCTTCTTCACTCATACCCGGCTCCCACTTCTGAGTGGTGTGAGTATCCCCCACCGAGAGGTAGCCCTGATCCCACAATGGATGGTAAGGCAGCTCATTCTCTTTCAGATAGTAATGAACATCCTTATTAGTCCAGTCGACCAGCGGCAAGAACTTAAATACTCCGTTTTGTATAGCCAGGACCGGCAGCTTCGCTCTCGAGCCTGACTGCTCCCGGCGAAGCCCTGAAAACCAGGTTCCGGCCTTTAGCTCATGCAGGGCACGGCGCATGGGCTCAACCTTGTTCAGGCGGTTGTACTTCTCAAGCCCCTCAATCCCCTGTTCCCATAAGCGGCCATGGCGCGCTTCCTGCCAAACCGGACTGGTATCAGCCCGAAAAACCTTAAGGTTAAGGCTCAGGCGTTCGCTAAGCTCATCGATAAAACTGTAGGTTTCAGGAAACAGATACCCGGTGTCAGTCAGGATAACCGGGGTATCCGGCCTTTCCTGAGTGACCAGGTGCAACATCACAGCCGCCTGGATACCAAAGCTGGAACTCAGGACAAACTCACCCTCAAGCTTATCAAGAGCCCACTGAACTCTTTGCTGAGCACTTAACTGCTCCAGCTCTGAATTCACTTGCGCAAGGCGAAGCGTTTGCTCCTCTTTCGGCAGGGCGCTCAGCTCCGCCAGACCAAAATCAGGCATGGAAATCCCTCCATGATACAAACACTTCATCAACAATCTGTTTGCGGATAACGAAGTCACCAAAGGCTTCATTCTGGTTACGCTCTTTGGACCAAAGCCCTATCAGAGTATCCAGCTCCTGCAGGATCTGTTTGTCGGTTATGTTTTCTTTATACATTTTCGGAATTCGGGTTCCGGCAGTATTACCGCCTAAGTGCAGGTTGTAACGACCAGGCCCTTTTCCAACCAGACCAACTTCTGCCAGCATGGCGCGTCCACAACCATTCGGACACCCTGTGACCCTGAGGATTATGTGCTCTCCATTTACCCCGTACTTATCCAGCAGACCTTCGACCTCAGTAACAAACTCTGGCAGAAAACGTTCAGCTTCCGCCATCGCCAAAGGGCAAGTAGGAAAAGACACGCATGCCATAGAGTTCTTTCTCTGCTCACTGACCGCCTCATCCAGCAAACCATACTGGCGCGCCAGTGCCTCAATAGCGGCTTTGTTTTCTGCCTCTACACCCGCAATAATCAGGTTCTGGTTGGCCGTCATCCGAAAATCACCGCTATGAACTTTGGCGATCTCAGCCACTCCAGTTTTCAGAGGCTTCCCCGGATAGTCCAGCAAACGGCCATTCTCGATAAACAGAGTCAGATGGTGCTTACCATCAATGCCTTCAAGCCAGCCAATCTGATCACCACGTCCGGTAAACTCATAGGGACGACTTGCACCAAAGGTCACTCCAGCCCGTCTTTCCACCTCTTGTCTGAAGGTGTCAATTCCCACGCGATCCAGTGTGTATTTGGTTTTGGCATTTTTACGGTTCGAACGGTTGCCCCTGTCTCTCTGGGTTGTCACCACTGCTTCAGCAACGGCCAGAGTGTGCTCAAGCGGGATAAAGCCAAAGTCATCCGCCCTGCGCGGATAAGTGGAGGTATCACCATGAGTCATTGCCAGACCACCGCCAACCAGCACATTAAAACCAACCAGCCTGCCTTCTTCTGCGATGGCAACAAAGTTAAGATCATTAGCATGCACATCCACATCGTTCTGAGGCGGTATTACCACTGTGGTCTTAAACTTACGGGGAAGATAGTTACTACCCAGAACCGGCTCTTTATCGCTCTCCTCGATTTTCTCACCATCCAGCCAGATTTCGGCATAAGCGCGGGTTTTAGGCAGCAGATGCTCACTGATCTTAGCCGCCCACTGGTAGGCTTCCTGGTGCAGTTCTGACTCAACCGGATTTGAAGTACAGAGAA is from Vibrio sp. JC009 and encodes:
- a CDS encoding phosphoadenylyl-sulfate reductase — encoded protein: MPDFGLAELSALPKEEQTLRLAQVNSELEQLSAQQRVQWALDKLEGEFVLSSSFGIQAAVMLHLVTQERPDTPVILTDTGYLFPETYSFIDELSERLSLNLKVFRADTSPVWQEARHGRLWEQGIEGLEKYNRLNKVEPMRRALHELKAGTWFSGLRREQSGSRAKLPVLAIQNGVFKFLPLVDWTNKDVHYYLKENELPYHPLWDQGYLSVGDTHTTQKWEPGMSEEETRFFGLKRECGLHEDSGEINGSGI
- the cysI gene encoding assimilatory sulfite reductase (NADPH) hemoprotein subunit; the protein is MSEQQEVLGQVLGPLSDNERLKRESNYLRGTITEDLNDHMTGGFSADNFQLIRFHGMYQQDDRDIRAERIKQKLEPLHNVMLRARMPGGVITPQQWLAIDKFAQESTMYGSIRLTTRQTFQFHGVLKPDIKKMHQTLNRIGIDSIATAGDVNRNVLCTSNPVESELHQEAYQWAAKISEHLLPKTRAYAEIWLDGEKIEESDKEPVLGSNYLPRKFKTTVVIPPQNDVDVHANDLNFVAIAEEGRLVGFNVLVGGGLAMTHGDTSTYPRRADDFGFIPLEHTLAVAEAVVTTQRDRGNRSNRKNAKTKYTLDRVGIDTFRQEVERRAGVTFGASRPYEFTGRGDQIGWLEGIDGKHHLTLFIENGRLLDYPGKPLKTGVAEIAKVHSGDFRMTANQNLIIAGVEAENKAAIEALARQYGLLDEAVSEQRKNSMACVSFPTCPLAMAEAERFLPEFVTEVEGLLDKYGVNGEHIILRVTGCPNGCGRAMLAEVGLVGKGPGRYNLHLGGNTAGTRIPKMYKENITDKQILQELDTLIGLWSKERNQNEAFGDFVIRKQIVDEVFVSWRDFHA